One genomic region from Microtus ochrogaster isolate Prairie Vole_2 unplaced genomic scaffold, MicOch1.0 UNK46, whole genome shotgun sequence encodes:
- the LOC101982643 gene encoding killer cell lectin-like receptor 2: protein MSDEEITYSTVRFGKSSELQTRGRHDETQGPRRTLHRVSLGILCSLLVAVAVLVAYASQYSGNQHALQKTLNNLIQQYHTLQKNNSLMKEMLSNKSKELDDLKHQKKLDSSNREQNRFCGETKVLDFIQFTGKYVDRYWLCSGIKCYFMMDNTHWSGCKRTCRDCSLSLLKIDNEDELKFLQVKIDPNTYWIGLSYDATKSKKWQWTDEEPPYLDLTTVKSLQERIGCAFLSYKGINTDDCGKKYPCICERRMDKFPHPVCSMEEKYK, encoded by the exons ATGAGTGATGAGGAGATCACTTACTCAACTGTGAGATTTGGAAAGTCTTCAGAATTGCAGACCCGAGGAAGGCATGATGAGACGCAAGGGCCAAGACGAACTCTACACAGAG TATCTCTGGGAATACTTTGTTCCCTTCTGGTGGCTGTCGCAGTGTTGGTGGCATATG CTTCTCAGTATAGTGGAAACCAACATGCACTGCAGAAAACTCTAAACAACCTCATTCAACAGTACCACACCCTGCAAAAGAATAACTCCCTAATGAAAGAGATGCTGAGTAATAAGTCTAAAGAGCTTGATGACCTCAAACATCAGAAGAAACTTGATTCCTCCAACAGAGAACAGAACAGATTCTGTGGGGAAACAAAAGTTTTAGATTTCATACAGTTCACAG GCAAATATGTTGACAGATACTGGTTATGTTCTggaataaaatgttatttcatgATGGACAATACACACTGGAGTGGATGTAAACGGACTTGCCGGGACTGCAGCTTGTCACTTTTGAAGATAGACAATGAGGATGAACTG AAGTTCCTTCAGGTCAAAATTGATCCAAACACTTACTGGATTGGACTATCGTATGatgcaacaaaaagcaaaaaatggcAATGGACTGATGAAGAGCCACCTTACCT TGATTTGACAACAGTGAAATCGTTACAGGAACGTATAGGCTGTGCATTTCTCAGTTATAAAGGAATAAATACCGATGACTGTGGTAAAAAGTACCCCTGCATCTGTGAAAGGAGAATGGATAAATTCCCTCATCCAGTGTGCAGTATGGAGGAAAAGTATAAATAG